A genomic segment from Chelonoidis abingdonii isolate Lonesome George chromosome 24, CheloAbing_2.0, whole genome shotgun sequence encodes:
- the LOC116820783 gene encoding lipocalin has translation MQATLLSLLGMALFGVLHGQEEVTVQPDFQQEKFTGKWYSIGLASSSRWFMEKKQVLKMCTTVITPTADGNLNVTSTYPKFDRCEKRNSLYIKTEQPGRFSYTSPRWGSQHDIRVVETNYDEYALLYAKKFKGTETSTMVTLYGRTTELNPKLQEKFTQFSLAQGLPEDAILLLPKTDKCMTEAA, from the exons ATGCAGGCCACGCTGCTCAGCCTCCTGGGGATGGCCTTGTTTGGTGTTCTCCATGGGCAGGAGGAAGTCACCGTACAACCCGACTTTCAGCAGGAGAAG TTCACAGGGAAGTGGTATAGCATCGGCCTGGCCTCCAGTTCCAGGTGGTTCATGGAGAAGAAGCAGGTGCTGAAGATGTGCACCACAGTCATCACGCCCACAGCAGATGGGAACCTGAATGTCACCTCCACCTACCCCAA GTTTGATCGGTGCGAGAAGAGGAACAGCCTTTACATCAAGACAGAGCAGCCAGGCCGATTCAGCTACACCAGCCCAC GCTGGGGCAGCCAGCACGACATCCGTGTGGTGGAGACCAACTACGACGAGTACGCCCTGCTGTACGCCAAGAAGTTCAAGGGCACCGAGACCTCCACCATGGTGACTCTGTACG gcagaaCTACAGAGCTGAACCCCAAACTACAGGAGAAGTTCACCCAGTTCTCCTTGGCGCAGGGGCTCCCAGAGGATGCTATTCTCCTGCTGCCAAAAACTG